One window of the Onychomys torridus unplaced genomic scaffold, mOncTor1.1, whole genome shotgun sequence genome contains the following:
- the Usp51 gene encoding ubiquitin carboxyl-terminal hydrolase 51 — protein sequence MAHVREVSRSSRSFGSWSSGGGRGACLEQAAEKAAEMEQTMRGTQGAREMKPEQWPEPKPTSENLTRRGCGSEEKVLPSSPAACHTSSSSVCPRRKPRPRPQPRSRSRGGRGLKAPPPPPAKPPPPPPAPPPSPPPPLRSVARRKSRRRSRPAPRPQTRKSCSSDQGYSGDPDVAENRLLEVGSDKGPTGCSHVESFKVAKTWRKNLRMIYQRFIWSGTPETRKRKAKSCICYVCNTHKNRLHLCLSCVYFGCFTEKHIHRHAETKQHNLAVDLYHGVIYCFMCKDYVYDKDIEQIAKETKEKILGLLPSTAIDVSYQQCMTLESEENQSTYEAKEQETTLVKPKKKRRKKTVYYTVGPRGLINLGNTCFMNCIVQALTYIPLLKDFFLSDKHKCTMTSPSLCLVCEMCSLFQAMYSGNQSPHVPYKLLHLIWIHAEHLAGYRQQDAHEFLIAILDMLHRHSADDSVEQESNSNCCNCIIDQIFTGGLQSDLTCKVCHGVSTTIDPCWDISLDLPGSYYTSERASSTMRRAGHKPRVPSLTDCLQWFTRPEDLGSSAKIKCSRCQSYQESTKQLTMKKLPIVACFHLKRFEHLGKQRRKINTFISFPLELDMTPFLASTKESIMKGQPLTDCVPSENKYSLFAVINHHGTLESGHYTSFIRQEKDQWFSCDDAVVTKATLEELLRSEGYLLFYHRQDIENNLTQMLSRKTE from the coding sequence ATGGCCCACGTTCGAGAAGTGTCCCGGTCCTCCCGCTCCTTCGGCAGTTGGAGTTCGGGAGGCGGTCGAGGAGCCTGTTTGGAGCAGGCGGCTGAGAAAGCAGCAGAAATGGAGCAGACGATGCGGGGTACACAGGGAGCCCGGGAGATGAAGCCGGAGCAGTGGCCGGAGCCCAAGCCCACGTCGGAGAACTTAACAAGGAGGGGCTGTGGCAGCGAGGAGAAGGTGCTCCCTTCCAGCCCGGCTGCTTGTCACACCAGCTCCAGCTCGGTTTGCCCGCGCCGCAAGCCCCGCCCTCGGCCCCAGCCCAGGTCCCGCTCTAGGGGAGGGCGTGGGCTCAAGGCCCCACCCCCGCCTCCCGCCAAACCTCCGCCTCCCCCGCCAGCGCCGCCACCTTCACCCCCGCCCCCGCTGCGGTCGGTGGCCCGGCGCAAATCCAGGCGTAGATCCAGGCCTGCACCCAGACCCCAAACACGAAAAAGCTGCTCTAGTGACCAAGGCTACTCTGGGGATCCAGATGTCGCAGAGAACAGGTTACTGGAGGTTGGGTCTGATAAGGGGCCCACAGGCTGTTCCCATGTAGAAAGCTTTAAAGTAGCCAAAACCTGGCGGAAGAACCTGCGGATGATCTATCAGCGTTTCATTTGGAGTGGGACACCGGAAACTAGGAAACGTAAGGCCAAATCTTGCATCTGTTATGTGTGTAATACCCATAAGAACAGACTTCACTTGTGTCTGTCCTGTGTATATTTCGGATGCTTTACTGAGAAACATATTCATAGACATGCAGAGACAAAACAACACAATTTAGCAGTTGACCTCTATCATGGGGTTATATATTGCTTTATGTGTAAGGATTATGTATATGACAAAGATATAGAACAGATtgccaaagaaacaaaagagaaaattctggGACTATTACCTTCCACTGCAATAGACGTTTCTTATCAGCAGTGTATGACATTGGAGTCTGAAGAAAATCAATCAACTTATGAGGCAAAAGAACAGGAAACCACTCTGGTAAAAcccaagaaaaagaggaggaaaaagacagTGTATTATACTGTAGGCCCCAGAGGGTTAATCAACCTTGGAAACACTTGCTTTATGAATTGTATTGTCCAGGCACTTACCTACATTCCGCTACTGAAAGATTTTTTCCTTTCAGACAAACACAAATGTACTATGACAAGTCCCAGCTTGTGTTTGGTCTGTGAAATGTGTTCACTTTTTCAAGCGATGTACTCTGGGAACCAAAGTCCTCATGTTCCCTATAAATTACTGCACCTGATATGGATTCATGCAGAACATCTAGCTGGGTACAGGCAGCAAGATGCTCATGAGTTTCTTATTGCAATATTAGATATGCTGCATAGACACAGCGCAGATGACAGTGTAGAGCAGGAAAGTAACTCCAACTGCTGTAACTGCATTATAGACCAAATCTTCACAGGTGGCCTGCAGTCAGATTTGACATGTAAAGTCTGCCATGGGGTCTCCACCACTATAGACCCATGCTGGGACATCAGTTTGGATTTGCCTGGCTCTTATTATACCTCCGAGAGAGCTAGTAGCACAATGCGTAGGGCTGGCCACAAACCAAGAGTCCCCTCGCTTACAGATTGTCTACAGTGGTTTACAAGGCCAGAGGACCTGGGAAGCAGTGCCAAAATCAAGTGCAGTCGATGCCAAAGCTACCAGGAATCTACCAAACAGCTCACAATGAAGAAATTACCAATCGTGGCCTGTTTTCATCTCAAAAGGTTTGAACATTTAGGCAAACAGAGACGCAAGATTAATACTTTTATCTCATTTCCTTTGGAGCTGGATATGACACCCTTTCTGGCTTCTACTAAGGAAAGCATAATGAAAGGCCAGCCCTTAACAGACTGTGTGCCCAGTGAGAACAAGTATTCTTTGTTTGCGGTGATTAACCACCATGGAACTCTGGAAAGTGGTCACTACACCAGCTTTATACGTCAAGAAAAGGACCAGTGGTTCAGCTGTGATGACGCTGTCGTGACGAAGGCTACACTAGAAGAGTTACTCCGTAGTGAAGGGTATTTACTGTTCTATCACAGGCAGGATATTGAGAATAATCTCACCCAGATGCTTTCCAGGAAAACAGAGTAA